From the genome of Populus alba chromosome 10, ASM523922v2, whole genome shotgun sequence, one region includes:
- the LOC118046068 gene encoding transcription factor bHLH148 — protein MESSSSAAAAIVSTNANINTDRTRRKKKKKSVLQQHQSKQNKNSQSHAKWKTEAQQQVYSSKLIQALSQVNLNPSTSSAPRQGRAVREVADRALAFAAKGKTRWSRAILTNRIKLKFRKQQHKRQRLASSSSSSSPGSTTGSGSRSSRKHKVSVLRLKAKGLPAVQRKVRVLGRLVPGCRKQPLPVILEEATDYIAALEMQVKTMTAIAELLSRSTSEASSTSEPMTS, from the coding sequence ATGGAATCATCGTcgtcagcagcagcagcaatagTGAGCACTAACGCCAACATCAACACGGATCGAAcgagaaggaaaaagaagaagaaatcagtGTTGCAGCAACACCAatcaaaacagaacaaaaactCACAGAGCCACGCCAAATGGAAAACAGAAGCACAACAACAAGTCTACTCATCCAAACTCATCCAAGCCTTAAGCCAAGTCAATCTCAACCCTTCAACTTCATCAGCCCCGCGTCAAGGTCGAGCCGTTAGAGAAGTTGCTGATCGAGCTTTAGCTTTCGCTGCTAAAGGTAAAACCAGGTGGAGCCGAGCCATTTTAACTAACCGCATCAAACTCAAATTTCGGAAACAACAACATAAGAGACAGAGACTtgcgtcgtcgtcgtcgtcttcTTCTCCAGGATCCACTACCGGGAGTGGCAGCCGGTCGTCGAGGAAGCATAAAGTGAGTGTTTTGAGGTTGAAAGCGAAGGGTTTGCCGGCTGTTCAAAGGAAAGTTCGTGTTCTTGGGCGGTTAGTTCCTGGTTGCCGGAAACAACCATTGCCTGTTATTTTGGAAGAAGCTACAGATTATATTGCTGCTTTGGAGATGCAAGTTAAAACCATGACTGCTATAGCTGAGCTTCTTTCTCGCTCTACCTCCGAAGCCAGCTCTACTTCTGAGCCGATGACCTCCTAA